From a single Bos indicus isolate NIAB-ARS_2022 breed Sahiwal x Tharparkar chromosome 11, NIAB-ARS_B.indTharparkar_mat_pri_1.0, whole genome shotgun sequence genomic region:
- the GPR21 gene encoding probable G-protein coupled receptor 21, which translates to MNSTLDGNQSSHSFCLLAFGYLETVNFCLLEVLIIVFLTVLIISGNIIVIFVFHCAPLLNHHTTSYFIQTMAYADLLVGVSCLVPSLSLLHHPLPVEESLTCQVFGFVVSVLKSVSMASLACISIDRYIAITKPLTYNTLVTPWRLRLCIFLIWLYSTLVFLPSFFHWGKPGYHGDVFQWCAESWHTDPYFTLFIVMMLYAPAALIVCFTYFNIFRICQQHTKEINERQARFSSQSGETGEVQACSDKRYAMVLFRITSVFYILWLPYIIYFLLESSTGHSNRFASFLTTWLAISNSFCNCVIYSLSNSVFQRGLKRLSGAMCTSCASQMVAKDPYTVRSKGPLNGFHV; encoded by the coding sequence ATGAACTCTACCTTGGATGGTAATCAGAGCAGCCACTCTTTTTGCCTCTTGGCATTTGGCTACTTGGAAACTGTCAATTTTTGCCTTTTGGAAGTATTGATTATTGTGTTTCTAACTGTGTTGATTATTTCTGGCAACATCATTGTGATTTTTGTATTTCACTGTGCACCTTTGTTGAACCACCATACTACAAGTTACTTTATCCAGACTATGGCATATGCTGACCTCTTGGTTGGGGTAAGCTGCCTGGTCCCTTCTTTATCACTCCTCCACCACCCGCTTCCAGTAGAGGAGTCCTTGACTTGCCAGGTATTTGGTTTTGTAGTATCAGTTCTGAAGAGTGTCTCCATGGCCTCTCTGGCCTGTATCAGCATTGATAGATATATTGCTATCACTAAACCTTTAACCTATAATACCCTGGTTACGCCCTGGAGACTACGTCTGTGTATTTTCCTGATTTGGCTATATTCCACTCTGgtcttcctgccttcctttttCCACTGGGGCAAACCTGGATATCATGGAGATGTGTTTCAGTGGTGTGCAGAGTCCTGGCACACCGACCCCTACTTCACCCTGTTCATCGTGATGATGTTGTATGCCCCAGCAGCCCTCATTGTGTGCTTCACCTATTTCAACATCTTCCGCATCTGCCAACAGCACACAAAGGAAATCAACGAAAGGCAAGCCCGCTTCAGCAGCCAGAGTGGGGAGACTGGGGAGGTGCAGGCTTGTTCTGATAAGCGTTATGCCATGGTCCTATTCCGAATTACTAGTGTATTTTACATCCTCTGGTTGCCGTACATCATCTACTTCTTATTGGAGAGCTCTACTGGCCACAGCAACCGCTTCGCATCCTTCTTGACCACCTGGCTTGCTATTAGTAATAGTTTCTGCAACTGTGTCATTTATAGTCTTTCCAACAGTGTCTTCCAAAGAGGACTAAAGCGCCTATCAGGGGCCATGTGTACTTCTTGTGCAAGTCAGATGGTAGCTAAGGACCCTTACACAGTTCGGAGCAAAGGCCCTCTTAATGGATTTCATGTCTGA
- the LOC109566440 gene encoding large ribosomal subunit protein eL21-like, whose product MTNTKGKRRGTRYMFSRTFRKHGGVPLATYMRIYKKGDIVGIKGMVTVQKGMPHKCYHGKTGRVYNVTQHAVGIIVNKQVKGKILAKRINVHIKHIKHSKSRDSFLKRVKENDQKKKEAKEKGTWVKLKRQPVPPREAHFVRTNGKEPKLLEPIPYEFMA is encoded by the coding sequence ATGACCAACACAAAGGGAAAGAGGCGGGGCACCCGCTACATGTTCTCCAGGACTTTCAGAAAACATGGAGGTGTTCCTTTGGCCACATACATGCGAATCTACAAGAAGGGTGATATTGTAGGTATCAAGGGAATGGTTACTGTTCAAAAAGGAATGCCCCACAAGTGTTACCATGGCAAAACTGGGAGAGTCTACAATGTCACCCAGCATGCTGTTGGCATCATTGTAAACAAACAAGTTAAGGGCaagattcttgccaagagaattaaTGTGCATATCAAGCATATTAAGCACTCTAAGAGCCGAGATAGCTTCCTGAAACGTGTGAAGGAAAAtgatcagaaaaagaaggaagccaaAGAGAAAGGGACTTGGGTTAAGCTGAAGCGCCAGCCTGTTCCACCCAGAGAAGCACACTTTGTGAGGACCAATGGAAAGGAACCCAAACTGTTGGAGCCCATTCCCTATGAATTCATGGCCTGA